One window of Priestia filamentosa genomic DNA carries:
- a CDS encoding DMT family transporter produces the protein MTEKSKAYIAAIAYAFIIGLSFMFVKMTLVVATPLDTLAHRFTIAFVGATIFIQFTKDKLKIRWRDIARILPLALLYPMLFFAFQIFGLARTSSSEAGIIQATIPIFTLLFAIVILKERAKRVQLVFICLSVIGVIYLLVMNGTGAKTANLVGSALIIISSIASALYNVFARKLTQQYSLLTITYVMTLFGFVVFNSMAIGSRMIEGTMGEFFQPFLHVDFVLAILYLGILSSLVTSYLSNFALSKIEAAKMSVFSNVATLITIVAGVLFLQETFHFYHLIGGIIIIIGVVGTNFVGVRGKTNKKA, from the coding sequence ATGACTGAAAAAAGTAAAGCTTATATTGCTGCGATAGCCTATGCATTTATTATTGGGCTATCCTTTATGTTTGTTAAAATGACTTTGGTGGTGGCTACACCACTAGACACACTTGCTCATCGCTTTACAATTGCCTTTGTTGGAGCGACGATTTTTATACAATTCACTAAAGATAAATTAAAGATACGTTGGAGAGATATCGCTAGAATCTTACCTTTAGCACTGCTATATCCAATGCTATTTTTCGCTTTTCAAATATTTGGTTTAGCTAGGACATCTTCTTCAGAAGCTGGAATTATACAAGCTACAATACCTATTTTTACATTGCTATTTGCTATTGTAATTTTGAAGGAGAGAGCAAAACGTGTTCAGCTTGTTTTTATATGTTTATCAGTGATTGGCGTCATTTACTTACTTGTGATGAATGGGACAGGAGCTAAAACAGCAAATTTAGTCGGAAGTGCACTTATTATTATTTCCTCTATTGCTTCTGCCTTATATAATGTTTTTGCAAGAAAGCTTACACAACAATATTCGTTATTAACTATAACGTATGTTATGACATTATTTGGTTTTGTCGTGTTTAATAGTATGGCAATTGGAAGTCGTATGATAGAAGGAACAATGGGTGAATTTTTTCAACCATTTTTACATGTAGACTTTGTATTAGCTATTTTATATTTAGGAATATTATCATCACTTGTTACGTCATATCTTTCAAATTTTGCTTTGTCCAAAATTGAAGCAGCCAAAATGAGTGTTTTTAGTAATGTGGCTACGCTAATTACAATTGTAGCTGGCGTTTTATTTTTACAAGAAACTTTCCACTTCTATCATTTAATTGGTGGAATTATCATTATCATTGGTGTTGTAGGGACAAATTTTGTTGGTGTAAGGGGTAAAACCAATAAAAAGGCATAG
- a CDS encoding PLP-dependent aminotransferase family protein yields MFKYESIYNNIKDRIQMADLQAGEKLPSIRDLSQQFTCSKSTILTALNKLEDQHLIYAIPKSGYYVVDHQMPHKPSTTDFIDFATSSPTWHAFPYKDFQHCMNKAIDTYQEELFHYGTPNGLPSLIDEARKLLETYQIFTHSDHIFVTSGVQQALAILSLMPFPNHRKTILVEQPSYHLYMDFIKTYKLPVIGIRRTVNGIDLEELEEIFCSHDIKFFYTMPRFHSPLGTSYRKKEKEAILSLAARYDVYIVEDDYLADFEQNTKVDPLFSYDTHNHVIYLKSFSKIMFPGLRIGFAVLPPLLTPLFQRYKKTTDIDSSMISQAALELYIKSGMFNHYRARVSGTYAARATILQHALRKHLSVYQFPSEICMHSHIVLPKRVNLNLLISHLNQHKVLLEPIDGNYLDGVLNERILKLNISNIEEYKIEEGIKKIAIALNNSKNYF; encoded by the coding sequence ATGTTTAAATACGAATCGATATACAATAACATAAAGGATCGAATTCAAATGGCTGATTTACAGGCGGGTGAAAAGTTGCCATCTATTCGCGATTTATCTCAGCAATTTACTTGTAGTAAAAGTACGATATTAACGGCTCTCAATAAACTAGAAGATCAACACTTGATTTATGCTATTCCTAAAAGTGGTTACTATGTAGTAGATCATCAAATGCCACATAAACCTTCTACTACCGATTTTATAGATTTTGCTACATCATCTCCAACATGGCATGCCTTTCCTTATAAAGACTTTCAACATTGCATGAATAAAGCAATTGATACGTATCAAGAAGAGTTATTTCATTATGGAACCCCAAATGGTTTGCCTTCCTTAATTGATGAGGCTAGAAAACTATTAGAGACGTATCAAATATTTACACATTCAGATCATATTTTCGTTACTTCAGGCGTTCAGCAAGCTTTGGCGATTCTTAGTCTCATGCCTTTCCCTAATCATCGGAAAACGATACTTGTTGAACAGCCAAGTTATCATCTTTATATGGACTTTATAAAAACCTATAAGCTACCAGTAATCGGGATTAGAAGGACCGTAAATGGAATTGATTTAGAGGAATTAGAAGAAATTTTCTGTTCTCATGATATTAAATTTTTCTATACGATGCCACGATTTCATAGTCCTTTAGGCACTTCCTATCGTAAAAAAGAAAAAGAAGCCATTCTATCTTTAGCCGCTAGATATGATGTTTATATTGTAGAAGATGACTATTTAGCCGATTTTGAACAAAATACAAAAGTAGATCCGCTATTTTCGTATGATACACACAATCATGTGATTTATTTAAAAAGTTTTTCTAAAATTATGTTCCCTGGATTACGTATAGGGTTTGCGGTCTTACCACCATTATTAACGCCTCTCTTTCAGAGATATAAAAAAACAACGGATATTGACAGCTCCATGATTTCACAAGCAGCATTGGAACTTTATATAAAGAGTGGCATGTTTAATCATTATCGTGCTAGAGTAAGCGGTACTTATGCGGCCCGCGCAACCATACTTCAGCATGCTTTAAGAAAACATTTGTCTGTATATCAATTCCCCTCGGAAATTTGTATGCATAGTCACATTGTATTACCAAAGAGAGTCAACTTAAATTTACTTATTTCTCATTTAAATCAACATAAAGTTTTATTAGAACCTATTGATGGAAATTATTTAGATGGCGTTTTGAATGAAAGAATTTTAAAATTGAATATTTCTAATATAGAAGAATATAAAATTGAAGAAGGAATTAAGAAAATCGCTATAGCGTTAAATAATAGCAAAAACTACTTCTGA
- a CDS encoding GerAB/ArcD/ProY family transporter — MEKAKISGIQLFAMMFIFELGTALVVSYGGEAGKDVWLSILLAMSGGVILSFIYYFLFRQYPNLLLTGYTREIFGKYVGWIVGLLYCVYFLYICGRNIREFGDLLVSSTLTETPLLAINLTLVLVICYVIHLGVEVVGRTAEVFIVILLLLGGAGNFFVLVSGDVDFKHILPFLEHGWKPIFTTAFPHLLIFPFGEMIAFTVIAPYLNQPQLVKRVWLTALISSGLILGWTVMLNISVLGVEVMQKSTFPTLTAVGKVNLLDFIERLDAIVVFTLLITVFFKASVYLYSAIIGIADLFKLNRYHPILLPIGIIVIFLSLTMASSFSEQGEEGFVTEIISFVMFVIVPSCMLLISSIRSYFKKKWNEQ, encoded by the coding sequence ATGGAGAAAGCGAAAATAAGCGGAATTCAACTCTTTGCTATGATGTTTATCTTTGAGTTAGGAACAGCCTTGGTTGTCAGCTACGGAGGAGAGGCGGGAAAGGATGTCTGGCTTTCCATTCTCCTAGCAATGAGTGGAGGGGTTATCTTATCGTTTATCTATTATTTTTTATTTCGTCAGTATCCTAACTTACTTCTTACGGGATATACACGTGAAATATTCGGTAAATACGTTGGATGGATTGTTGGTTTGTTATACTGTGTCTACTTTTTGTATATTTGCGGGAGAAACATACGGGAATTCGGAGATTTATTAGTTTCGTCTACCTTAACAGAAACCCCCTTATTGGCAATCAATCTTACACTTGTGTTAGTGATATGCTATGTCATTCATCTAGGAGTGGAAGTAGTAGGGAGGACAGCGGAAGTATTTATTGTTATTTTACTTTTGTTAGGGGGAGCGGGGAATTTTTTTGTTCTTGTATCAGGAGATGTTGATTTTAAGCATATCCTTCCTTTTCTTGAACACGGATGGAAACCTATCTTTACTACAGCTTTTCCTCATCTACTCATTTTCCCGTTTGGTGAAATGATAGCCTTTACGGTGATCGCGCCATATTTAAATCAACCTCAATTAGTAAAGAGAGTATGGCTGACAGCCTTAATTTCAAGCGGACTTATTTTAGGATGGACGGTCATGTTAAATATATCTGTTCTTGGTGTAGAAGTGATGCAAAAGTCTACCTTTCCAACGTTAACAGCAGTTGGGAAGGTCAATCTGTTGGATTTTATTGAAAGACTTGACGCCATTGTGGTTTTTACATTATTGATTACTGTCTTTTTCAAAGCATCGGTCTATTTGTATAGTGCGATTATTGGAATTGCTGATTTATTTAAATTAAACAGGTATCATCCCATTCTTTTACCCATAGGAATTATTGTTATTTTTCTATCTCTTACAATGGCTTCTAGTTTTTCAGAACAAGGGGAAGAAGGTTTCGTTACAGAGATTATTTCTTTCGTTATGTTTGTCATTGTTCCTTCGTGTATGCTGCTAATCTCTAGTATCCGTTCGTATTTTAAAAAGAAATGGAACGAGCAATAA
- a CDS encoding DUF3231 family protein codes for MTTHPTQLTSAEIACIWTNYMQDSMSACVLSYFLQTIEDEDIRPLIQEAYDVSCAHIKELTILFQQEQIPLPTGFTDKDVNVNAPRLYTDAFILQYLAHMTRVGMLGYSGFTSMGARKDLKTYFIKGLRETSDLFDKTTDLLLEKGLYIRAPYIPYPTKTDFVDSHKYLSGFSLFSKQRPLNAIEISHLYMNSVTNHIGSKLSLSFAQVSPHEEIQKWMLRGRDISRKHMRIFTRILLDSDIESPISSDVAITDATTPPFSDKLAMFHMGMLSATGTGNYATAASASQRTDLILNYERLSFEVAQYAKDGADIMIKNKWMEQPPTTLDKEKLVKKKE; via the coding sequence ATGACGACACATCCTACTCAGCTAACTTCAGCTGAAATAGCTTGTATTTGGACGAACTATATGCAAGATAGTATGTCCGCATGTGTATTATCTTATTTCTTACAAACGATAGAAGATGAAGATATACGTCCCCTTATTCAAGAGGCGTATGATGTCTCTTGTGCTCATATTAAGGAGTTAACCATATTATTTCAACAGGAACAGATTCCACTCCCGACAGGATTTACAGATAAGGATGTGAATGTGAATGCTCCTCGGTTATATACAGATGCTTTTATCCTTCAATATTTAGCTCATATGACTAGAGTAGGGATGCTTGGATATAGTGGGTTCACCTCTATGGGGGCGAGGAAAGACCTCAAAACATATTTTATAAAAGGACTGCGAGAAACATCTGATTTATTTGATAAAACGACAGATTTATTATTAGAAAAGGGGTTATATATTCGAGCACCTTATATCCCGTACCCAACCAAAACGGATTTTGTAGATAGTCACAAATATTTAAGTGGTTTTTCTCTATTCAGTAAACAACGGCCATTAAATGCTATAGAAATTTCCCATCTATACATGAATAGTGTCACTAACCATATCGGAAGTAAACTGTCTCTTAGTTTTGCCCAAGTCTCCCCTCATGAAGAAATTCAAAAATGGATGTTAAGAGGAAGAGATATTTCCCGAAAACATATGCGGATTTTCACAAGGATTCTTCTCGATAGCGATATAGAATCGCCTATTTCATCTGATGTTGCCATTACAGATGCTACAACACCGCCTTTTTCGGATAAACTGGCTATGTTTCATATGGGGATGTTAAGTGCAACAGGAACAGGAAATTACGCCACAGCAGCATCAGCTAGTCAAAGAACGGACCTCATTCTTAATTATGAACGTTTATCCTTTGAGGTGGCTCAGTATGCTAAGGATGGAGCCGATATCATGATTAAGAATAAATGGATGGAGCAGCCTCCTACAACATTAGATAAAGAGAAACTGGTAAAAAAGAAGGAATGA
- a CDS encoding CBO0543 family protein produces the protein MKKEVVILAISWLLVIILYIGKVPRDVKGKAHISFLFAQTLSWIYIFYSVYFKRIEFPFREFPYATKLSFSLHYMIYPAFAMFFELTYPKSKSVARIILHYVLFAGMTELYAFLIGHYTELAKPLKWGYLNIMIYAVLLLITHHFVSWFEAGKRYN, from the coding sequence ATGAAAAAAGAAGTTGTCATTTTAGCAATTTCATGGCTACTAGTTATTATTTTGTATATCGGTAAAGTCCCCCGTGACGTAAAAGGAAAAGCTCACATCTCGTTCTTATTTGCTCAAACTTTATCATGGATATATATTTTTTATTCCGTCTATTTTAAACGTATTGAATTTCCCTTTAGAGAATTTCCTTATGCAACAAAGCTTAGTTTTTCATTGCATTATATGATTTATCCAGCTTTCGCAATGTTTTTTGAGTTAACATATCCAAAGTCTAAAAGTGTAGCACGAATTATTCTTCATTATGTGCTTTTTGCGGGGATGACAGAATTATATGCTTTTTTGATAGGGCATTATACAGAGCTAGCAAAACCACTTAAATGGGGATATCTAAATATTATGATTTATGCTGTTTTACTATTAATTACTCATCATTTTGTAAGTTGGTTTGAAGCAGGAAAAAGATACAACTAA
- a CDS encoding CBO0543 family protein, with protein sequence MFIDRWILLSSLFIGVFLIWKFVPREKAREAWIIALFLQTITWVSGLFVVQMKWISYPVALLPRVNEINKTSFNFEFFLFPVLAILFSLNYPTYQPLWLRFFYYTFIIGIFTFIEVLLEWKTNLVEYDEWKWYWTFITVWISLFLNHQYYSWYKKKWLKE encoded by the coding sequence TTGTTTATAGATCGGTGGATATTATTAAGTTCTTTATTTATCGGAGTATTTTTAATATGGAAGTTTGTGCCGCGTGAGAAAGCAAGGGAAGCTTGGATTATAGCTTTATTTCTTCAAACCATCACATGGGTATCTGGCCTTTTTGTAGTACAAATGAAGTGGATTAGCTATCCTGTAGCATTATTACCAAGAGTAAATGAAATAAATAAGACAAGTTTTAATTTTGAATTTTTTTTATTTCCCGTATTAGCTATTTTATTTAGCCTAAATTATCCTACTTATCAGCCTTTATGGTTGCGATTCTTTTACTATACATTCATTATTGGCATTTTCACTTTTATAGAAGTTTTATTAGAATGGAAAACCAACCTTGTTGAGTATGATGAATGGAAATGGTATTGGACTTTCATTACGGTATGGATTTCTTTATTTCTCAACCATCAATATTATTCTTGGTATAAGAAGAAGTGGTTAAAGGAGTAA
- a CDS encoding DUF817 domain-containing protein, which produces MRALKQLVRFGWEQALSCLFPVVIFASLAFTQILPISFLPRYDWLLIICLLMQWWMVRSGLETQDELKVITLFHLIGLFLELFKVHMGSWSYPEEGYSKIFGVPLYSGFMYASVASYLCQAWRRFKVELIKWPSFLVVVPLAAAIYLNFFTHHYWIDIRWWLSGLVIIVFWQSWVTYEVNGTRYRMPIALSFALIGFFIWIAENIATFFGAWEYPNQTDAWSLVHLGKVSSWLLLVIVSFLIVATLKQVKGETY; this is translated from the coding sequence ATGAGGGCACTAAAACAACTCGTTCGTTTTGGTTGGGAGCAGGCCCTCTCATGTTTGTTTCCTGTCGTTATTTTTGCCTCTTTGGCTTTTACACAAATCCTGCCAATATCTTTCCTGCCGCGATATGACTGGCTGCTCATCATCTGTCTTCTGATGCAGTGGTGGATGGTGCGTTCTGGGCTTGAAACACAGGATGAACTAAAGGTTATCACATTGTTTCACCTTATTGGACTCTTTCTTGAACTTTTTAAGGTACATATGGGTTCCTGGTCTTACCCAGAGGAAGGATATTCTAAAATTTTTGGAGTACCTTTGTATAGCGGATTCATGTACGCAAGTGTAGCGAGTTATCTTTGCCAGGCGTGGAGGAGATTTAAGGTTGAACTGATTAAATGGCCATCATTTTTGGTAGTTGTACCTCTTGCAGCGGCAATTTATTTGAACTTTTTCACCCACCATTATTGGATTGATATTCGTTGGTGGTTATCTGGACTTGTTATTATCGTCTTTTGGCAATCATGGGTCACATACGAAGTGAATGGAACTCGTTACCGTATGCCAATCGCCCTTTCTTTTGCGCTCATCGGTTTTTTTATATGGATAGCCGAAAATATCGCAACGTTCTTTGGAGCATGGGAATACCCAAATCAAACTGATGCATGGAGCCTCGTACATCTAGGAAAGGTGAGTTCATGGCTCTTATTAGTGATTGTTAGCTTTCTTATAGTAGCGACGTTAAAGCAGGTTAAGGGAGAAACCTATTAG
- a CDS encoding helix-turn-helix domain-containing protein, giving the protein MAIIINIDVMLAKRKMSVTELSERVGITMANLSILKNGKAKAVRLSTLEAICKALECQPGDLLEYRRDEDTQD; this is encoded by the coding sequence ATGGCAATTATAATCAATATCGATGTGATGCTGGCTAAAAGGAAAATGAGCGTTACGGAACTTTCGGAGAGGGTTGGAATAACGATGGCTAATCTTTCTATATTGAAAAATGGAAAGGCAAAGGCAGTTCGATTATCAACTTTAGAGGCGATTTGCAAAGCATTAGAATGTCAACCAGGAGATCTTCTAGAATACAGACGTGATGAAGATACCCAAGATTAA
- a CDS encoding DUF2975 domain-containing protein encodes MNKGTTFFLKIAVILMGIPVLALCIFLVPEVGSYAAELYPDMAYIKYLIFIDLYAAAIPFYIALYQAFKLLSYIDKNKAFSIISVKALKNIKYCAITISILYVGGMPLLYLIAEKDDAPGIILIGLVIIFASMVIGVFAAVLQKLLKEAIDIKSENDLTV; translated from the coding sequence ATGAACAAAGGAACAACCTTCTTTTTAAAGATAGCTGTTATTCTCATGGGAATTCCAGTTCTTGCTTTATGCATATTTTTAGTGCCTGAGGTAGGGAGCTATGCAGCAGAGTTGTACCCAGATATGGCGTATATAAAATATCTTATTTTCATTGATTTGTATGCAGCGGCGATCCCTTTTTACATTGCTCTGTATCAAGCTTTTAAACTTTTAAGCTATATTGACAAGAATAAAGCGTTCTCTATAATTTCTGTAAAAGCTTTAAAGAATATAAAATACTGTGCCATCACAATCAGTATCTTATATGTGGGCGGCATGCCACTTTTATATCTCATAGCGGAGAAAGACGACGCCCCAGGTATTATATTAATTGGATTGGTGATTATTTTTGCTTCAATGGTAATTGGGGTCTTTGCTGCTGTTCTTCAAAAACTATTAAAAGAAGCGATTGATATAAAATCAGAAAATGACTTAACGGTCTGA
- the manA gene encoding mannose-6-phosphate isomerase, class I yields MTEPLFFAPVFQERIWGGTRLVSFGYEIPSSQTGECWAFSAHPHGQSVVKNGKYKGLSLGELWEEHRDLFGNAEGERFPLLTKILDANQDLSVQVHPNDEYASIHENGELGKTECWYVIDAVEDAEIIYGHHAKTKEELIAMIENQEWNKLLHRKKVKPGDFFYVPSGTVHAIGKGILILETQQNSDTTYRLYDYDRRDTEGNLREIHLEKSIEVTETPFTQNQLSIMHQKVENLSITHFVQGDYFSVEKWELNGLAHLKQQKQFLLVSIIDGEGELIKENKRYFFKKGDHFILPTSFGEYELVGDTKCIVSSL; encoded by the coding sequence ATGACTGAACCATTATTTTTTGCACCAGTTTTTCAAGAAAGAATTTGGGGGGGAACAAGATTAGTTTCTTTTGGATATGAGATTCCATCAAGTCAAACTGGGGAGTGCTGGGCTTTTTCAGCGCATCCACATGGACAAAGTGTTGTTAAGAACGGAAAATATAAAGGATTATCTTTAGGTGAATTATGGGAAGAACATCGAGATTTATTTGGGAATGCGGAGGGAGAACGTTTTCCTCTTCTTACAAAAATCTTAGATGCCAATCAAGACTTATCTGTTCAAGTTCATCCAAATGATGAATATGCTAGTATCCATGAAAATGGAGAACTAGGAAAAACAGAGTGTTGGTATGTAATTGATGCTGTAGAAGATGCAGAAATTATTTATGGGCATCATGCAAAAACAAAAGAAGAATTAATTGCTATGATTGAAAATCAAGAATGGAACAAACTGTTACATCGAAAAAAGGTAAAACCAGGAGATTTCTTCTATGTCCCAAGCGGAACGGTTCATGCGATTGGTAAAGGGATTTTAATATTAGAAACACAGCAGAATTCAGATACAACTTATCGATTATATGATTATGATAGAAGAGATACTGAAGGGAATTTACGTGAGATTCATCTTGAAAAGAGTATTGAAGTGACTGAGACACCATTTACACAAAATCAACTATCAATTATGCATCAAAAAGTAGAAAATTTGAGCATAACACACTTTGTTCAAGGAGATTATTTTTCGGTAGAAAAATGGGAGCTAAATGGGTTAGCCCATTTAAAACAGCAAAAGCAATTTCTTCTTGTTAGCATAATTGATGGAGAAGGGGAACTAATAAAGGAAAATAAACGTTATTTCTTCAAAAAGGGAGATCATTTTATATTGCCTACTAGCTTTGGAGAATATGAACTTGTTGGTGATACTAAATGTATTGTTTCAAGTTTGTAA
- a CDS encoding PTS fructose transporter subunit IIABC — MKILAITSCPNGIAHTYMAAENLQKAADKLGVQMKVETQGGIGVENELNEQDIREADGIIIAADRAVNKDRFIGKPLLVVGVQDGIRKPEELIQKVVSGDVPIYRSQSKTLEGNRTAKKQNPIYRHLMNGVSFMVPFIVVGGLLVAIALTLGGEKTPGGLVIPGDSFWKTIEQIGSTSFTFMVPILAGYIAYSIADKPGLVPGMIGGYIAATGSFYGSESGAGFLGGIIAGFLAGYMALGIKKIKVPKAIQPIMPIIIIPVVASLIVGLAFVFIIGAPVAQVFESLTAWLAGMQGSSSILLALILGAMISFDMGGPFNKVAFLFGSAMIGEGNYEIMGPIAAAICIPPIGMGLATFIGKRKFQTSEREMGKAAFTMGLFGITEGAIPFAAQDPLRVIPSVMAGSMTGAVIAMIGHVGDRVAHGGPIVAVLGAVDNVVMFFVAVIVGSTVTAIVVNVLKKDISKIKKQEVEQIKEVSATREMPQVHQETQVESKQIVIQKLTEIINLELIETDLTGETREEIIDEMIGKLNHVGALHSEEKFKQAIMNREQEGTTGIGMNIAIPHGKSDAVKKPSVVFGIKQSGVDWKSLDGTEAKLIFMIAVPKESEGNEHLKILQMLSRKLMDDSYKERLLSVQTKEDAYKLLDEIA; from the coding sequence ATGAAAATATTAGCCATTACATCGTGTCCGAATGGGATTGCCCATACATATATGGCAGCGGAAAATTTACAAAAAGCAGCGGATAAATTAGGAGTTCAAATGAAGGTTGAAACCCAAGGTGGCATCGGGGTAGAAAATGAACTGAACGAGCAGGATATCCGAGAAGCAGACGGTATTATTATCGCTGCTGATAGAGCTGTAAATAAAGATAGATTTATAGGAAAGCCATTATTAGTTGTTGGAGTACAAGATGGTATTCGTAAACCTGAGGAATTAATCCAGAAAGTAGTAAGTGGTGATGTACCCATTTATCGTTCACAATCTAAAACGCTAGAAGGGAATAGAACAGCGAAAAAACAAAATCCAATATATCGTCATTTAATGAATGGAGTATCTTTCATGGTGCCATTCATTGTGGTAGGTGGATTATTAGTTGCCATTGCGCTAACTCTCGGGGGAGAAAAAACACCAGGTGGTTTAGTTATTCCAGGGGATTCTTTTTGGAAAACAATTGAACAAATTGGCAGCACATCCTTTACATTTATGGTACCAATTTTAGCAGGATATATTGCGTATAGTATAGCGGATAAGCCTGGACTTGTTCCTGGTATGATTGGTGGATATATTGCGGCAACGGGAAGTTTTTATGGAAGTGAAAGCGGGGCTGGTTTCCTTGGCGGAATTATCGCTGGTTTCCTAGCTGGTTATATGGCATTAGGAATTAAAAAAATAAAAGTTCCAAAAGCGATTCAACCTATTATGCCCATTATTATCATTCCAGTAGTTGCTTCACTTATTGTAGGGCTTGCATTTGTATTTATTATTGGGGCTCCTGTCGCACAAGTTTTTGAGTCATTAACAGCTTGGTTAGCAGGTATGCAAGGTTCAAGTTCTATTCTTTTAGCACTTATTTTAGGAGCCATGATTTCTTTTGATATGGGTGGACCGTTCAATAAGGTAGCCTTCTTGTTTGGTTCAGCGATGATTGGAGAAGGAAACTATGAAATTATGGGCCCAATTGCTGCAGCAATTTGTATTCCGCCAATTGGAATGGGGCTTGCTACGTTTATAGGAAAGAGAAAGTTCCAAACATCTGAAAGGGAAATGGGGAAAGCAGCATTTACAATGGGGCTATTTGGTATTACTGAAGGTGCAATCCCATTTGCAGCACAAGATCCCCTTCGTGTTATTCCAAGTGTTATGGCGGGTTCTATGACAGGTGCCGTTATTGCAATGATTGGTCATGTAGGAGATAGAGTAGCACATGGCGGTCCCATTGTTGCTGTATTAGGAGCGGTAGATAATGTAGTGATGTTCTTTGTAGCTGTAATTGTAGGATCTACTGTGACAGCTATTGTAGTAAATGTATTGAAGAAAGATATATCAAAGATAAAAAAGCAGGAAGTTGAACAAATAAAAGAAGTTTCAGCAACAAGAGAAATGCCACAAGTACACCAAGAAACTCAAGTAGAAAGTAAACAAATTGTTATTCAAAAACTAACGGAAATTATAAATTTAGAGCTCATTGAAACTGATTTAACAGGGGAAACACGCGAGGAAATCATTGATGAAATGATAGGGAAATTAAACCATGTCGGTGCACTTCATTCAGAGGAAAAATTTAAACAAGCCATTATGAATCGTGAGCAAGAAGGTACAACAGGTATTGGCATGAATATTGCGATTCCACATGGGAAATCAGATGCTGTTAAGAAACCAAGTGTTGTATTTGGAATTAAGCAATCAGGTGTAGATTGGAAAAGCCTTGATGGAACAGAAGCGAAGTTAATATTTATGATTGCTGTACCAAAAGAAAGTGAAGGAAATGAACATTTGAAAATCCTTCAAATGCTTTCTCGAAAACTGATGGATGACAGTTATAAAGAGCGATTATTATCTGTCCAAACAAAAGAAGACGCATACAAGTTACTAGATGAAATTGCATAA